From a region of the Ficedula albicollis isolate OC2 chromosome 1A, FicAlb1.5, whole genome shotgun sequence genome:
- the MYF5 gene encoding LOW QUALITY PROTEIN: myogenic factor 5 (The sequence of the model RefSeq protein was modified relative to this genomic sequence to represent the inferred CDS: substituted 1 base at 1 genomic stop codon) — protein sequence MEVMDSCKFSPSELFYDSSCLSSPEGEFPEDFEPRDLPPFSAHGPPEPACSEEEEHVRAPTGHHQAGHCLMWACKACKRKSTTMDRRKAATMRERRRLKKVNQAFETLKRCTTANPNQRLPKVEILRNAIRYIESLQELLREQVENYYHLPGQSCSEPTSPTSSCSDGMVRQRQDPXGCGAPVWSAGGSSFEAVYCAEMAHGYAAEQSSALSSLDCLSSIVDRLSPAEEPGLSLRDAGSLSPSASTDSGPETPGTPLPRRTYQAL from the exons atggaggtgaTGGACAGCTGCAAGTTCTCCCCGTCCGAGCTCTTCTACgacagctcctgcctctcctccccgGAGGGCGAGTTCCCCGAGGATTTTGAGCCCAGGGATCTGCCTCCTTTCAGCGCCCACGGGCCCCCCGAGCCCGCCTGCTCCGAGGAAGAGGAGCATGTCCGAGCTCCCACTGGCCACCACCAAGCTGGTCACTGCCTCATGTGGGCTTGCAAAGCCTGCAAAAGAAAATCCACCACAATGGACCGGCGGAAGGCAGCCACCatgagggagaggaggaggctgaagaAAGTGAACCAGGCTTTTGAGACCCTGAAGAGATGCACCACTGCCAACCCCAACCAAAGACTCCCCAAAGTAGAGATCCTGAGAAACGCCATCAGATACATCGAGAGCCTCCAGGAGCTCTTGAGGGAACAGGTAGAAAACTACTATCACCTGCCGGGACAGAGTTGCTCCGAACCGACCAGCCCCACTTCCAGCTGCTCCGATGGGATGGTAAGACAGAGGCAGGACCCGTAGGGCTGTGGGG cccccgtttggTCGGCGGGAGGCAGCAGCTTCGAGGCCGTGTACTGCGCCGAGATGGCCCACG GCTACGCCGCCGAGCAGAGCAGcgccctgtccagcctggactGCCTCTCCAGCATCGTGGACCGCCTCTCCCCGGCCGAGGAGCCGGGGCTGTCGCTCCGCGACGCCGGCTCCCTCTCGCCCAGCGCCAGCACGGACTCGGGGCCGGAGACGCCCGGGACGCCGCTGCCCCGACGGACCTACCAGGCGCTATGA